One genomic region from Cryptococcus deuterogattii R265 chromosome 7, complete sequence encodes:
- a CDS encoding glutamyl-tRNA(Gln) amidotransferase subunit B mitochondrial: protein MITLIRWRVAHPSALLRWSRCFATAAKEGDEGYQTVIGLEIHAQIKTGRKLFSKASTSYGHVPNTNVDVHDAAFPGTLPVLDLNAVRLSIMTALALNCHINPRSTFDRKHYFYHDIPASYQITQHYNPLARNGHLKIREDDNGSKRTFDVGIKQLQVEQDTAKSQTVGDAVLVDLNRAGTGLMEIVTEPDMRSPEEAGAFVKKLQGLLRRVGSADGDMEKGNLRVDVNVSVHKPGMPFGTRCEIKNINSVRFLQAAIESERRRHIAHYSTSPSEPLIQETRGFNELTLQTYSLRSKEAAADYRYMPDHNLPAIVIDDEYLDTLRKKLPEMPWQSVERLIKTYGVTKRDAETLLGLDEYGAQGIMYFEEVVKQDKKIAKKAINWIAHELLGQLGKANRPWTPIIIPAPLMRELVVAVESRELTGTSGKAIIKYLVSLSGSAPLPSSFSDLLAKLGLTPSPASVEDVTETCKKAIKNQPKAVADFKKGNEKVVMRLVGEVMKLSGGKADAMKAKGILLDLLKE, encoded by the exons ATGATTACCCTTATAAGATGGCGTGTTGCCCATCCTTCTGCACTGCTACGCTGGTCTCGCTGCTTTGCGACTGCCGCCAAGGAGGGAGACGAAGGGTATCAAACTGTCATCGGTCTTGAAATTCATGCTCAGATCAAAACGGGGAGGAAACTCTTCTCAA AAGCTTCTACGTCCTACGGGCATGTGCCTAATACGAATGTCGACGTCCATGATGCTGCTTTCCCTGGGACTTTACCT GTTCTAGACCTCAATGCTGTCAGGCTTTCCATTATGACAGCGCTTGCACTCAATTGTCACATC AACCCTCGTTCGACATTCGACCGTAAGCACTACTTTTATCACGACATTCCGGCATCCTACCAAATTACTCAGCATTACA ATCCCCTTGCTCGGAACGGCCATCTAAAAATacgagaagatgataaCGGATCTAAGCGTACCTTCGATGTCGGCATAAAACAGCTGCAAGTTGAACAAGATACAGCGAAGTCCCAAACAGTCGGCGATGCTGTACTCGTTGATCTGAACCGTGCTGGCACAGGTTTGATGGAAATCGTGACGGAGCCTGATATGCGATCACcggaagaggcaggagCCTTTGTGAAGAAGCTGCAGGGTTTattgagaagagtgggGTCTGCAGATGGAGATATGGAGAAG GGCAATCTGAGAGTCGATGTCAACGTCTCAGTGCACAAGCCCGGAATGCCCTTTGGGACAAGATGTGAAATAAAAAACATCAACTCTGTTCGCTTCCTCCAAGCAGCCATTG AGTCTGAGCGTCGGCGACATATCGCACACTACTCCACAAGCCCATCTGAACCGCTTATCCAAGAGACTCGGGGATTCAACGAACTCACACTGCAAACGTACTCTTTGCGCTCCAAGGAAGCGGCGGCGGATTACCGTTATATGCCTGATCATAATCTGCCAGCCATAGTCATCGACGAT GAATATCTGGACACGCTCCGCAAGAAGCTTCCAGAGATGCCTTGGCAAAGTGTCGAACGACTCATCAAGACTTATGGTGTAACCAAAAGAGATGCGGAAACTCTTCTTGGCTTAGACGAATATGGTGCTCAAGGGATCATGTACTTCGAGGAGGTTGTCAAACAGGATAAAAAGATTGCAAAGAAGGCTATCAATTG GATCGCACATGAACTCCTAGGCCAACTCGGTAAAGCCAACAGACCCTGGACACCGATCATCATCCCAGCTCCGTTAATGCGTGAACTCGTGGTCGCTGTAGAGAGCCGCGAACTCACCGGTACCAGTGGTAAAGCTATCATCAAGTACCTTGTCTCCCTATCCGGATCTGCCCCGCTCCCTTCATCGTTTTCCGACCTTCTTGCCAAGCTTGGCTTGACGCCCTCTCCTGCATCTGTTGAAGACGTCACGGAAACTTGTAAAAAGGCCATAAAGAACCAACCCAAGGCGGTAGCGGATTTCAAAAAAGGGAATGAAAAGGTGGTGATGCGCTTGGTGGGAGAGGTTATGAAACTGTCTGGTGGTAAGGCAGATGCGATGAAGGCCAAAGGCATCTTGCTGGATTTGCTCAAGgagtga
- a CDS encoding arginase, with protein sequence MDTFSIQKAFTHSSSPRNHHITARPSSDKGLTSPTYNYKFLNKPATASLVGCPFSGGQGRAGVDLAPNKLVSAGLVEQISALGWNVHYESHQNFLDIPYNPLPSSSPVASHDGPSTHTTTAQGEKMVQRLPDPDIGNMKKPRLVSAVNEMVAKEVGDIAEKGWLPVTLGGDHSLAMGTIAGTKRKYPNAGVIWVDAHADINTPLTTETGNLHGCPVSFLLGLDGCDVEPFNKWLKPCLKPEDIVYIGLRDIDDAEKKILKENKIKVFTMHHVDKYGIGKVMELALQHINLSGDRPLHLSFDVDALDPTVAPSTGTPVRGGLTFREGHYITEVVAETGCLVALDIMEVNPSLLDPRSVEKTVAAGCSLTRASLGETLS encoded by the exons ATGGACACTTTCTCTATCCAGAAAGCGTTCACCCACTCCTCATCACCTAGAAACCATCATATCACCGCTCGACCTAGCAGTGATAAGGGTCTTACCTCGCCTACTTACAACTATAAGTTTTTGAACAAGCCTGCTACTGCTTCT CTTGTCGGATGCCCCTTTAG CGGTGGACAAGGTCGAGCCGGTGTCGATCTCGCCCCAAACAAGCTCGTATCTGCTGGTCTCGTCGAGCAAATTTCAGCTCTCGGCTGGAACGTCCACTACGAATCCCATCAAAACTTTCTCGACATTCCTTACaatccccttccttcctcttctcccgtCGCTTCCCACGATGGCCCTTCTACGCATACTACCACCGCTCaaggggaaaagatggtTCAAAGGTTGCCGGACCCTGATATCGGAAACATGAAGAAACCTAGATTAGTTAGTGCGGTGAATGAGATGGTAGCCAAGGAGGTTGGGGATATCGCGGAGAAGGGATGGCTGCCTGTGACTTTGGGGGGCGACCACAGTTTGGCGATGGGCACTATTGCTGGTACTAAACGCAAGTACCCTAACGCTGGTGTGATCTGG GTTGATGCTCATGCCGATATCAACACCCCACTGACCACGGAGACTGGCAACCTCCACGGCTGTCCTGTATCTTTCCTCTTGGGTTTAGATGGCTGTGACGTCGAGCCTTTCAACAAATGGCTCAAACCTTGTCTAAAGCCCGAAGATAT CGTCTACATCGGTCTCCGAGACATTGATGACGCCGAAAAGAagattttgaaggagaacaaAATCAAGGTTTTCACTATGCACCACGTCGACAAGTACGGCATTGGGAAAGTCATGGAACTTGCGCTTCAGCATATCAATCTCAGCGGCGACCGACCCCTTCACCTCAGTTTCGATGTCGACGCTCTTGATCCCACAGTTGCTCCTA GTACTGGTACCCCTGTTCGAGGTGGTCTGACTTTCCGCGAAG GCCATTACATTACCGAGGTTGTTGCCGAGACCGGCTGTCTCGTCGCTTTGGACATCATG GAGGTCAATCCTAGCCTGCTTGACCCCAGGTCTGTTGAGAAgactgttgctgctggcTGTTCCCTCACGCGAGCGTCTTTGGGTGAGACTTTGTCGTAA
- a CDS encoding uncharacterized protein (genome sequence mistake) yields the protein MSKSKPRASESPPLGKRAPSGIPPTTRKTSQPSLSAPSTPKFYDGPTTSRSTSSQNVNQKLTVAANKTAAVAKTLQSKTVTTTKRYPWGIFSLISTIPFLIILSLASTVLCPPPGPPSALNKYVLSPLGYPEHQSHPVLCYPANVYHREVLQPYIYPVLDDLHTKITTSAPYVDYVEPASRRVNQIGVKAWNGPVKPVVNRIRRGVRRFYLTFIQPHIPYFRAKYHTFADPYTARISAFASPYVAKANVYANQTRDLAVQFYQYAVSHPLTGHAGRYAHKGYMISSEKGNQVYQWSKPHAIRATVEAKRIATQVLGPKAAKALEVGAQYISKTWKLFKDHVCAQYRVYLQPHVGPYVDKASAFLAPYYALYHKHIHTPYVQPAYQVLFPQAPEKPKSFLGMLADWLPVTGLTAAGSRGGMDGYFGDAEKSKREGIREKPKVVKTETKAEPKVKVKSESKKVKEEVKEKRFDRKELDRAVKDLKNKINEEGKKGEAQVKKEIQDLQRDVLNQQLPEFATNMRAEIDREVEYVLRGLDKLYTQSTSLTRDQVKMSSDKSDSRVRKTVEKIQKRLDLKKGRVYDERKPVVKNQSDKLDAILGNDYQALAAKMSASDEFTVKDWDKYHEIRKVADSWKEKYAKIPEDPALAKPFAELRLELDDIHEAFRTRIGILKRTALDRIEAREAIEASKKKEKEKKPEPGKVSALPVAGEAGAAAADVAGAAGIIGKGKEQVMSALSAASGETTVAGIVEQAKSSIDSILSVANSHVHDAARTVIKAAGGTPTPESPREHAESVYSAASVAADSVISAASSSLHEATKSVSKAVGATPSPESPKEHIESVYSAVQEDLQSLAGAASAVVHDVTRSASLAIGATPTPESLGETVESVIAAANSAAHDASRAAVSAVGGTPTPESPLSTSDLLIKPRPTLPLQLLL from the exons ATGTCGAAGAGCAAGCCCAGGGCATCAGAGTCACCTCCACTGGGAAAGCGAGCGCCCTCGGGCATTCCGCCTACCACGCGTAAGACCAGCCAACCGAGTCTCAGTGCTCCATCCACTCCCAAGTTCTAC GACGGTCCCACAACATCAAGGTCCACATCTAGTCAGAATGTAAATCAGAAGCTTACTGTGGCTGCGAACAAGACCGCTGCAGTTGCAAAG ACTCTGCAAAGCAAAACCGTGACAACGACAAAAAGATACCCTTGGGGCATCTTCTCACTTATTAGCACGAttcctttcctcatcatcctttcgCTTGCCTCTACAGTCCTATGTCCTCCTCCTGGCCCTCCATCTGCTTTGAACAAATATGTTCTCTCTCCACTCGGCTACCCCGAACATCAGTCACATCCTGTCCTCTGCTATCCAGCCAATGTCTACCATCGAGAGGTGCTTCAGCCTTACATCTACCCTGTCCTTGACGATCTTCACACCAAGATTACCACTTCTGCTCCTTATGTCGATTATGTTGAACCTGCTTCTCGCCGGGTCAATCAGATCGGCGTCAAGGCCTGGAACGGACCAGTCAAACCCGTTGTCAACCGAATCCGTCGAGGTGTGAGGAGGTTTTACCTCACCTTTATCCAGCCTCATATCCCCTATTTCAGGGCCAAGTACCATACCTTTGCTGACCCTTACACCGCCCGCATCTCTGCCTTTGCTTCACCGTACGTTGCCAAGGCCAATGTCTATGCCAACCAGACTAGAGACCTCGCGGTACAATTTTACCAGTATGCCGTGAGCCACCCGCTTACTGGGCATGCTGGTAGATATGCGCATAAGGGCTACATGATCTCATCCGAAAAGGGAAACCAAGTTTACCAATGGAGCAAGCCCCATGCCATCCGAGCTACTGTGGAGGCTAAGAGAATTGCCACTCAGGTTCTCGGTCCTAAAGCTGCCAAAGCTTTAGAAGTTGGAGCGCAGTACATCAGCAAGACTTGGAAGCTTTTCAAAGA CCACGTCTGCGCCCAGTACCGAGTCTACCTCCAGCCTCACGTCGGCCCTTACGTCGACAAGGCTTCCGCTTTCCTCGCTCCATATTACGCCCTTTATCACAAGCACATCCATACCCCTTACGTCCAGCCCGCTTATCAagtcctcttcccccaGGCCCCTGAAAAGCCCAAGTCTTTCTTGGGCATGTTGGCTGATTGGTTGCCTGTGACCGGTCTGACTGCCGCCGGATCCAGGGGCGGGATGGATGGTTATTTTGGCGACGCTGAAAAATCAAAGCGCGAAGGGATCAGGGAGAAGCCCAAGGTCGTGAAAACTGAAACTAAGGCTGAGCCCAAGGTCAAGGTGAAGTCTGAGTCcaaaaaggtgaaggaagaagtcaaagagaAGCGTTTTGACCGTAAAGAACTTGACCGCGCTGTCAAGGACCTGAAGAACAAGATTAACGAGGAGGGCAAGAAAGGTGAAGCTCaggtgaagaaagag ATCCAAGACCTCCAGAGGGATGTGCTCAACCAGCAGCTACCCGAATTTGCCACAAACATGCGCGCCGAGATTGATCGGGAGGTGGAATACGTCCTCAGAGGTCTCGACAAGCTTTACACCCAGTCCACCAGCTTGACCAGGGATCAAGTCAAGATGTCCAGCGACAAGTCTGACAGTAGGGTTAGGAAGACAGTGGAAAAAATTCAGAAGAGGCTGGATCtgaagaaagggagggTTTACGATGAGAGAAAACCTGTGGTGAAGAACCAGTCTGACAAGTTGGACGCGATTTTGGGCAACGACTACCAAGCCTTGGCGGCCAAG ATGTCCGCTTCTGATGAATTTACTGTCAAGGACTGGGACAAGTACCACGAGATCCGCAAAGTCGCCGACAgttggaaggagaagtaTGCCAAGATCCCCGAAGACCCTGCTTTGGCCAAACCTTTCGCCGAATTGCGTCTCGAGCTTGATGACATTCACGAGGCTTTCCGAACTCGAATCGGCATTCTTAAGAGGACTGCTCTTGACCGTATCGAAGCTAGGGAAGCTATTGAGGCCTCtaagaagaaagagaaggagaagaagcctGAGCCTGGAAAGGTCAGTGCCCTCCCTGTGGCGGGTGAAGCTGGTGCTGCCGCTGCGGATGTTGCCGGAGCCGCTGGTATCAtaggcaagggcaaggaacAAGTGATGAGTGCTTTGAGCGCTGCTTCCGGTGAAACCACTGTTGCCGGTATCGTCGAACAAGCTAAATCTAGCATCGACTCTATCCTTTCTGTTGCAAACTCCCATGTCCACGATGCCGCTCGAACCGTCATCAAGGCTGCTGGTGGTACCCCTACCCCCGAGTCTCCTAGGGAGCACGCTGAGAGTGTTTACAGTGCCGCTAGTGTTGCTGCCGATTCTGTCATCTCTGCAGCTAGCTCAAGCCTTCACGAGGCGACTAAGTCTGTATCCAAGGCTGTTGGCGCCACTCCGTCTCCTGAATCTCCCAAGGAGCACATTGAGAGCGTTTACTCTGCCGTTCAGGAGGATCTTCAGTCTCTTGCTGGTGCCGCTTCTGCTGTTGTCCATGATGTCACTAGATCAGCTTCTCTCGCCATCGGCGCCACTCCCACTCCCGAGTCTTTGGGTGAGACCGTCGAGTCTGTGATCGCGGCTGCAAACTCTGCTGCGCATGATGCCTCTCGAGCCGCTGTGAGCGCCGTCGGTGGTACACCCACTCCCGAATCCCCGCTGAGCACGTCAGATCTGCTTATCAAGCCGCGACCGACTCTGCCGCTTCAATTGCTTCTGTGA
- a CDS encoding alcohol dehydrogenase propanol-preferring — MSTLSNFTIPKTQTAAVVKATGAELAIDKEHPVRQASELKPGECLVKISYTGVCHTDLHAKSGDWPVPPSHPLIGGHEGVGIVVAIGDHTAASPVKLGDRVGIKWLADSCLSCELCRRGYEMNCPNVKLSGYTTDGTFSEYVVSFVNHVTPIPEALDSAGAASILCAGVTTYKALKVSNTKVNDWVALPGAGGGLGHLAVQYAKAMGLRVVAIDTGAAKEKLVKSLGADAWVDFKTSKDIVADIKAATGGDGPTAAVVTAANKTGYTQAVEYLKPSGTLVAVGMPDAEMGANVFWTVFKSIRIQGSYVGNRQDAIEALDIAASGRVRVIFEEKGLESLKNVYEDLEAGKIAGRVVLKVSDE; from the exons ATGTCTACTCTCTCCAACTTCACCATCCCCAAGACCCAGACTGCCGCTGTCGTCAAGGCTACCGGCGCAGAGCTCGCTATTGATAAGGAGCACCCTGTCAGGCAAGCCTCCGAGCTCAAGCCAGGCGAGTGTTTGGTTAAGATATCCTACACTGGTGTCTGCCATACCGATTTGCACGCGAAGTCTGGTGACTGGCCTGTTCCCCCATCTCATCCCCTTATCGGTGGTCATGAAG GTGTCGGTATTGTTGTCGCTATCGGTGACCATACTGCTGCTTCTCCCGTTAAGCTTGGCGACCGTGTCGGTATCAAGTGGCTCGCCGACAGCTGTCTCAGCTGTGAGCTCTGCCGACGCGGCTATGAGATGA ACTGTCCCAATGTCAAGCTTTCTGGTTACACTACGGACGGTACTTTCTCCGAATACGTCGTCTCGTTCGTCAATCACGTTACCCCTATCCCCGAAGCCCTCGATTCTGCAGGTGCCGCTTCCATTCTCTGTGCTGGTGTTACCACATACAAGGCACTCAAGGTCTCCAACACTAAGGTTAATGACTGGGTAGCTCTTCCCGGCGCTGGGGGTGGTCTTGGTCACCTTGCCGTCCAATATGCCAAGGCGATGGGCCTCAGGGTCGTCGCTATCGATACCGGCGCTgccaaggagaagctcGTCAAGTCTCTCGGTGCTGACGCTTGGGTCGACTTTAAGACTTCCAAGGACATTGTAGCCGACATCAAGGCTGCGACTGGCGGTGACGGTCCTACCGCCGCTGTGGTTACTGCTGCTAACAAGACTGGTTACACTCAGGCTGTCGAGTACTTGAAGCCTAGCGGCACACTTGTCGCTGTCGGTATGCCCGACGCTGAGATGGGCGCAAACGTCTTTTGGACAGTGTTCAAGAGCATTAGGATCCAGGGCAGTTATGTCGGTAACAGACAGGATGCGATTGAGGCACTTGATATCGCTGCGTCCGGCCGTGTCAGGGTCATCTTCGAGGAAAAGGGTCTTGAGTCGTTGAAAAA CGTTTACGAGGACCTTGAGGCTGGTAAGATTGCTGGCCGAGTTGTTCTCAAGGTTTCCGACGAGTAA
- a CDS encoding methylenetetrahydrofolate dehydrogenase (NADP), with protein MRISRPLGQLNLYSRTSPRNPFPVPVARVISAPPRQFLQSPRLRLNAPLASRTFSISSTHLAKMSADVEMASQAAKIIDGNAIAKEIRTSISQAITDLHASNPTFHQPHLVIFQLGSSAASSTYIRMKLKAAEESGMTVEHIKIPSDEESGALKGTGVKRVLEAVKKANQDEKVSGILVQLPLEGAGKTEEKAVVDSVDVTKDVDGFHPENIGLLSSRISEPFFTPCTPAGAIKLIESTGFKLAGANVVVLGRSDIVGTPVCALLRKKDATVTQCHSRTKNIEQIIGQADVVVAAIGQAEFVRGEWLKPGAIVIDVGTNYIPDASKKSGQRLVGDVHFESASKVASYITPVPGGVGPMTVAMLMSNTFEAAKRQWSSRRAKHLIPLPLEIKEKVPSDIEIAVAQTPKPVAEIADEIGVHPDEVESYGRYKAKIELSVLDRLKARKDGKYIVVAGITPTPLGEGKSTTTIGLAQALGAHLQKTAIACVRQPSQGPTFGIKGGAAGGGYSQVIPMTEFNLHLTGDIHAITAANNLLAAAIDARMFHEATQTDKGLFNRLCPAKKGVRTFSKPMIARLHKLGINKTNPSDLTEEEAARFARLDIDPATLTWNRVLDTNDRYLRQITVGQAPTEKGLERKTAFDIAVASECMAVLALSKDLADMRARLGRMVVASSKAGEPITAEDIGCAGAMAVLMKDAIKPTIMQTLEGTPVFVHAGPFANIAHGNSSIIADRIALKLAGVEEGDDESRNGYVITEAGFGADIGMEKFCNIKTRISGLKPNAVVLVATIRALKMHGGGPAVTPGKPLDQVYVEENLELLEKGCANLGKHIENAKKFGLKVVVAVNKFSNDTAAEMALVQEYALKVGADYAVSADHWARGGAGAVDLANAVIEACSTPSTFDFLYDLNQPLTKKIEIIAKEMYGADGISLSPEAQAEIDRYEKQGYGGLPICMAKTALSLSDDPSKKGVPTGFTLPIRNVRLSAGASFVYPLVGDMSTMPGLTTRPGFYDIDLNPDTGDIEGLF; from the exons ATGCGAATCTCACGGCCCCTCGGTCAACTCAATCTTTACTCTAGGACAAGTCCGAGAAATCCCTTCCCCGTTCCTGTGGCCCGTGTGATTTCCGCACCTCCTAGACAATTTCTCCAGTCACCCCGTCTTCGTCTCAACGCTCCTCTCGCCAGCCgcaccttctccatttcctcaacACATCTTGCAAAAATGTCTGCCGACGTAGAAATGGCCTCCCAGGCCGCAAAGATCATTGACGGCAATGCCATCGCAAA GGAAATCCGtacctccatctcccaaGCCATCACCGACCTCCATGCGTCCAACCCTACCTTCCACCAGCCTCACcttgtcatcttccagcttgGCTCTAGCGCCGCTTCATCCACTTACATCCGCATGAAGCTCAAGGCCGCCGAAGAGTCTGGTATGACGGTGGAGCACATCAAGATCCCCTCTGACGAAGAGTCGGGTGCGCTCAAAGGGACTGGCGTCAAACGAGTCCTCGAGGCTGTCAAGAAGGCCAACCAGGATGAAAAGGTCTCTGGTATCCTTGTTCAGCTTCCCCTTGAAGGTGCCGGCAAGaccgaggagaaggctgtTGTTGACAGCGTGGATGTCACCAAGGACGTTGACGGTTTCCACCCTGAAAACATTGGTCTCCTCAGCAGCCGAATCAGCGagcccttcttcacccctTGCACCCCGGCAGGTGCTATCAAGCTCATCGAGTCCACCGGTTTCAAGCTCGCCGGTGCCAACGTCGTCGTTCTCGGCCGAAGCGACATTGTCGGCACCCCCGTCTGCGCTTTGCTTCGAAAGAAGGACGCGACCGTCACTCAGTGCCACTCTCGTACCAAGAATATTGAGCAGATAATCGGCCAGGCTGATGTCGTCGTTGCTGCTATTGGCCAAGCCGAGTTTGTCCGTGGCGAGTGGTTGAAGCCCGGAGCGATCGTGATTGACGTCGGCACCAACTACATTCCCGACGCTTCCAAAAAGTCTGGTCAACGTCTTGTCGGTGATGTTCACTTTGAATCTGCCAGCAAGGTCGCCTCTTACATCACTCCTGTCCCCGGAGGTGTTGGACCCATGACCGTTGCGATGCTCATGAGCAACACTTTCGAAGCTGCCAAGCGTCAATGGTCTTCTCGTCGAGCTAAGCATctcattcctcttcctctcgaGATTAAGGAAAAGGTTCCTTCTGATATCGAGATCGCCGTCGCCCAGACCCCCAAGCCCGTTGCTGAAATCGCCGATGAGATTGGTGTGCACCCTGACGAAGTCGAGAGCTACGGCAGGTACAAGGCTAAGATTGAGCTTTCCGTTCTCGACAGGCTCAAGGCCAGGAAGGACGGCAAATACATTGTTGTTGCCGGTATCACTCCTACTCCACTCGGTGAGGGCAAGtctaccaccaccatcgGTCTTGCCCAGGCTCTCGGTGCTCATCTCCAGAAGACTGCTATCGCCTGTGTCCGACAACCTTCCCAGGGTCCTACTTTCGGTATCAAGGGCGGTGCCGCCGGCGGTGGTTACTCCCAAGTTATCCCCATGACCGAGTTCAACCTTCACTTGACCGGTGATATCCACGCCATTACTGCTGCCAACAACTtgcttgctgctgccatCGACGCCCGCATGTTCCACGAAGCAACTCAGACCGACAAGGGCCTTTTCAATCGTCTCTGTCCCGCCAAGAAGGGTGTTCGCACTTTCTCCAAGCCCATGATTGCCCGTCTCCACAAGCTCGGTATTAACAAGACCAACCCATCTGAtttgacagaagaagaggctgccCGATTCGCTCGTCTTGATATCGACCCTGCAACCCTCACTTGGAACCGAGTGCTCGACACCAACGACCGATACCTCCGTCAAATCACTGTTGGCCAAGCTCCCACCGAAAAGGGTCTCGAGCGAAAGACGGCGTTTGACATTGCCGTCGCTTCCGAGTGTATGGCTGTGCTTGCTCTCAGTAAGGATCTCGCCGATATGCGAGCTCGTCTCGGTAGGATGGTCGTCGCTTCCAGCAAGGCTGGAGAACCCATCACTGCCGAAGACATTGGCTGTGCCGGTGCCATGGCCGTTCTCATGAAGGACGCTATCAAGCCTACCATCATGCAAACCCTTGAGGGTACCCCCGTCTTTGTCCACGCCGGTCCATTCGCCAACATTGCTCACGGcaactcttccatcatcgcGGATCGTATCGCTCTCAAGCTCGCCGGTGTTGAGGAAGGCGACGACGAGTCTAGGAACGGTTACGTCATCACCGAAGCTGGTTTCGGCGCTGATATCGGCATGGAAAAGTTCTGCAACATCAAGACTCGAATCTCTGGCTTGAAGCCCAACGCGGTGGTGCTTGTCGCAACGATCCGAGCTTTGAAGATGCACGGTGGTGGACCTGCCGTTACTCCCGGTAAACCTCTTGACCAGGTCTATGTGGAGGAGAACTTGGAGTTATTGGAGAAGGGTTGTGCCAACTTGGGCAAACACATCGAGAATGCCAAGAAGTTCGGTTTGAAGGTTGTCGTGGCCGTCAACAAGTTCTC TAACGACACTGCCGCTGAGATGGCCCTCGTCCAAGAGTACGCTCTCAAGGTCGGAGCCGACTACGCCGTGTCTGCAGACCACTGGGCTCGAGGTGGTGCCGGCGCCGTTGACCTCGCCAACGCCGTTATCGAAGCCTGCTCCACTCCTTCCACTTTCGACTTCCTCTATGACCTCAACCAACCCCTTACCAAGAAGATCGAGATCATCGCCAAGGAAATGTACGGTGCCGACGGTATCTCACTCTCCCCTGAGGCTCAAGCCGAGATCGACAGGTACGAGAAGCAGGGTTACGGTGGTTTGCCTATTTGCATGGCCAAGACCGCCTTGTCCCTCTCCGACGATCCTAGCAAAAAGGGTGTCCCCACCGGGTTCACTTTGCCAATTAGAAATGTGAGGTTGAGTGCGGGCGCGAGCTTTGTGTACCCCCTTGTGGGTGATATGAGCACCATGCCAGGTTTGACTACCAGGCCCGGGTTCTACGACATTGATTTGAACCCCGACACTGGTGACATTGAGGGGTTGTTTTAA
- a CDS encoding zinc finger HIT domain-containing protein 1, translated as MTRRNQPRQSAPQASQPSASSSRQNDALQEFQARRVQRRLDDLERTNPTDIPASSFVPAESSQTAAPGPSQQLPARKKQTANVRRILYNKKSLKDWIDELPAEPVPPYLSATARAPSTPPRRICSSCGYFGAYKCPRCAEWSCDRVCMEVHEKDGGCGIGR; from the exons ATGACCCGCCGAAACCAAC CTCGACAATCAGCACCTCAAGCCTCCCAACCAtctgcctcttcgtccCGACAGAACGATGCTTTGCAAGAATTTCAAGCAAGGAGAGTACAGAGAAGATTGGATGATCTCGAA AGAACAAACCCCACAGATATTCCAGCTTCGTCTTTTGTTCCGGCTGAATCATCGCAAACAGCAGCCCCTGGACCATCACAACAACTCCCAGCAAGGAAAAAGCAAACCGCAAATGTCAGACGGATCTTGTATAATAAAAAGAGTTTGAAAGACTGGATAGACGAGCTT CCTGCCGAACCAGTTCCACCATACTTATCTGCAACTGCTCGCGCACCGTCAACTCCACCTAGGCGGATATGTTCTTCATGTGGATACTTTGGGGCATACAAATGCCCCAGATGCGCTGAATGGAGCTGCGATAGGGTTTGCATGGAAGTACAcgaaaaggatggagggtGCGGAATCGGAAGATAG